One genomic window of Magnolia sinica isolate HGM2019 chromosome 3, MsV1, whole genome shotgun sequence includes the following:
- the LOC131238760 gene encoding uncharacterized protein LOC131238760 isoform X2, which yields MWSSRVPRRMRAAHPSLFTPKTFFFSPLLKEYGNEWAECFGLKAAAVYSAICGRDADELLVAEKFLKCIAFYCLNPVNKAEPEAVSIATQLVDKRPTKLLPIKIKETCDAVYIVVAFLRNFKQWAEEDREKIDGYIIWEHGPHLVSDMAILDNQLLLNQTINVVQNLDQAVIETLRFMLKDTHSPSPSVGYLKVPFNREDFHEVVALFCWYFSPFFAEKKLHGRIAKELNTKSTLLECLHYSLVRPTKDDQVVVTAKLAWPIPTAKKLAQSGVQFEADPDGAIQVQFTKPVFKLPGLVFDTKMETVVSNLIALENSKPKRPLTRYFQLMNELVDDVEDVRVLKRFGVVRGRWKKEDVVDFVKKMGNLASCPSMYPAMDDEICKMKEWHDERMRKALEWTSALAAAIIVVTVIFVVKGRA from the exons ATGTGGAGCTCTCGGGTCCCACGCCGCATGCGAGCGGCCCACCCAAGCCTATTCACTCCCAAGACCTTCTTCTTCTCCCCTTTGTTGAAAGAGTACGGAAACGAGTGGGCTGAATGCTTCGGTTTGAAAGCGGCTGCTGTCTACTCAGCCATCTGTGGAAGAGATGCTGATGAGCTTCTTGTAGCTGAGAAGTTTTTAAAATGCATTGCTTTCTACTGTCTTAATCCTGTGAATAAAG CTGAACCTGAGGCAGTCTCCATCGCTACTCAGCTGGTAGATAAACGTCCCACAAAATTACTGCCCATTAAGATCAAAGAAACATGCGATGCCGTATATATTGTAGTGGCTTTCCTCAGAAACTTCAAGCAATGGGCTGAAGAAGACAGAGAGAAAATAGACGGCTACATCATATGGGAGCATGGCCCCCACCTGGTCTCAGACATGGCCATCCTAGATAACCAGCTCCTACTGAACCAAACCATCAATGTGGTCCAAAATCTCGATCAGGCAGTGATTGAAACTTTACGTTTCATGTTGAAAGACACACACAGTCCATCTCCTTCCGTTGGTTATTTGAAGGTTCCCTTCAATAGAGAGGACTTCCATGAAGTGGTAGCTCTTTTTTGCTGGTATTTCTCCCCCTTCTTTGCCGAGAAGAAGTTGCATGGTCGCATTGCCAAGGAATTAAATACCAAAAGTACCCTTCTTGAGTGCTTGCACTACAGCCTAGTGAGGCCCACCAAAGATGATCAGGTGGTTGTGACCGCTAAGCTAGCATGGCCCATTCCGACGGCTAAGAAGCTCGCGCAGTCCGGCGTGCAGTTTGAGGCAGACCCAGATGGAGCCATTCAAGTCCAATTCACTAAGCCCGTGTTCAAACTGCCTGGGTTGGTGTTCGATACTAAGATGGAGACAGTGGTCAGTAATCTGATAGCACTGGAGAACTCAAAGCCAAAGAGGCCGTTGACTCGGTACTTCCAGCTCATGAACGAGCTGGTTGATGACGTAGAGGATGTTAGGGTGTTGAAGAGGTTTGGGGTTGTGAGGGgaaggtggaagaaggaagatgtGGTAGATTTTGTGAAGAAGATGGGTAACTTAGCGTCCTGTCCGTCCATGTACccggccatggatgatgagatttgtAAGATGAAGGAGTGGCATGATGAGAGGATGAGGAAGGCTTTGGAGTGGACCTCAGCTCTGGCTGCTGCCATTATTGTTGTAACCGTTATATTTGTCGTCAAAGGAAGGGCTTGA
- the LOC131238760 gene encoding uncharacterized protein LOC131238760 isoform X1, whose translation MWSSRVPRRMRAAHPSLFTPKTFFFSPLLKEYGNEWAECFGLKAAAVYSAICGRDADELLVAEKFLKCIAFYCLNPVNKDAPKQESDKQKQAAPPVAAEPSGDVPLRQTVPAEPEAVSIATQLVDKRPTKLLPIKIKETCDAVYIVVAFLRNFKQWAEEDREKIDGYIIWEHGPHLVSDMAILDNQLLLNQTINVVQNLDQAVIETLRFMLKDTHSPSPSVGYLKVPFNREDFHEVVALFCWYFSPFFAEKKLHGRIAKELNTKSTLLECLHYSLVRPTKDDQVVVTAKLAWPIPTAKKLAQSGVQFEADPDGAIQVQFTKPVFKLPGLVFDTKMETVVSNLIALENSKPKRPLTRYFQLMNELVDDVEDVRVLKRFGVVRGRWKKEDVVDFVKKMGNLASCPSMYPAMDDEICKMKEWHDERMRKALEWTSALAAAIIVVTVIFVVKGRA comes from the exons ATGTGGAGCTCTCGGGTCCCACGCCGCATGCGAGCGGCCCACCCAAGCCTATTCACTCCCAAGACCTTCTTCTTCTCCCCTTTGTTGAAAGAGTACGGAAACGAGTGGGCTGAATGCTTCGGTTTGAAAGCGGCTGCTGTCTACTCAGCCATCTGTGGAAGAGATGCTGATGAGCTTCTTGTAGCTGAGAAGTTTTTAAAATGCATTGCTTTCTACTGTCTTAATCCTGTGAATAAAG ATGCCCCAAAACAGGAATCAGATAAACAAAAACAAGCAGCACCACCGGTTGCAGCTGAACCATCCGGAGATGTACCATTAAGACAAACCGTGCCAG CTGAACCTGAGGCAGTCTCCATCGCTACTCAGCTGGTAGATAAACGTCCCACAAAATTACTGCCCATTAAGATCAAAGAAACATGCGATGCCGTATATATTGTAGTGGCTTTCCTCAGAAACTTCAAGCAATGGGCTGAAGAAGACAGAGAGAAAATAGACGGCTACATCATATGGGAGCATGGCCCCCACCTGGTCTCAGACATGGCCATCCTAGATAACCAGCTCCTACTGAACCAAACCATCAATGTGGTCCAAAATCTCGATCAGGCAGTGATTGAAACTTTACGTTTCATGTTGAAAGACACACACAGTCCATCTCCTTCCGTTGGTTATTTGAAGGTTCCCTTCAATAGAGAGGACTTCCATGAAGTGGTAGCTCTTTTTTGCTGGTATTTCTCCCCCTTCTTTGCCGAGAAGAAGTTGCATGGTCGCATTGCCAAGGAATTAAATACCAAAAGTACCCTTCTTGAGTGCTTGCACTACAGCCTAGTGAGGCCCACCAAAGATGATCAGGTGGTTGTGACCGCTAAGCTAGCATGGCCCATTCCGACGGCTAAGAAGCTCGCGCAGTCCGGCGTGCAGTTTGAGGCAGACCCAGATGGAGCCATTCAAGTCCAATTCACTAAGCCCGTGTTCAAACTGCCTGGGTTGGTGTTCGATACTAAGATGGAGACAGTGGTCAGTAATCTGATAGCACTGGAGAACTCAAAGCCAAAGAGGCCGTTGACTCGGTACTTCCAGCTCATGAACGAGCTGGTTGATGACGTAGAGGATGTTAGGGTGTTGAAGAGGTTTGGGGTTGTGAGGGgaaggtggaagaaggaagatgtGGTAGATTTTGTGAAGAAGATGGGTAACTTAGCGTCCTGTCCGTCCATGTACccggccatggatgatgagatttgtAAGATGAAGGAGTGGCATGATGAGAGGATGAGGAAGGCTTTGGAGTGGACCTCAGCTCTGGCTGCTGCCATTATTGTTGTAACCGTTATATTTGTCGTCAAAGGAAGGGCTTGA